Proteins encoded by one window of Haematobia irritans isolate KBUSLIRL chromosome 2, ASM5000362v1, whole genome shotgun sequence:
- the Bug22 gene encoding cilia- and flagella-associated protein 20 has translation MFKNTFQSGFLSILYSIGSKPLQIWDKKVRNGHIKRITDNDIQSLVLEIVGTNVSTTFITCPADPKKTLGIKLPFLVMIIKNVKKYFTFEVQVLDDKNVRRRFRASNYQSTTRVKPFICTMPMRLDEGWNQIQFNLSDFTRRAYGTNYIETLRVQIHANCRIRRVYFSDRLYSEDELPPEFKLFLPIQKPVQKTPAQELCR, from the exons ATGTTCAAGAATACGTTTCAATCCGGATTTCTTTCTATCCTTTATAGCATTGGAAGTAAACCACTGCAAATTTGGGATAAGAAAGTTAGAAATGGTCATATTAAACGTATTACTGATAATGATATACAGAGTTTGGTCCTCGAAATTGTAGGGACGAACGTTAGTACAACGTTCATTACTTGTCCGGCGGATCCGAAGAAGACATTGGGCATTAAGCTTCCATTTTTGGTGATGATTATTAAAAATGTGAAGAAATATTTTACGTTTGAAGTTCag gtgTTAGACGATAAAAATGTCCGAAGGAGGTTTCGAGCAAGCAATTACCAGTCAACTACTCGAGTTAAACCCTTCATCTGCACTATGCCGATGCGTCTTGATGAAGGGTGGaatcaaattcaatttaatCTGTCAGATTTTACAAGACGAGCATATGGAACCAATTATATAGAAACTCTCCGTGTTCAAATTCATGCCAATTGTAGGATACGGCGTGTCTACTTTTCCGACCGTCTCTATTCAGAGGACGAACTCCCACCAGAGTTTAAACTGTTTCTACCCATACAAAAGCCAGTACAAAAAACACCGGCACAAGAATTGTGCAGGTGA